Proteins from a genomic interval of Gluconacetobacter diazotrophicus PA1 5:
- a CDS encoding DUF1810 domain-containing protein produces the protein MTDPFHLERFVTAQTDSFDTALAEIRHGAKRSHWMWFIFPQIAGLGTSTMARTYAIRSLDEARAYLDHPVLGTRLRQCVAALHDLPPTTAETVFGNIDAAKLRSSLTLFIEAGADAPFQTMLDRWFKGHKDEATLRLLANPA, from the coding sequence ATGACCGACCCTTTCCATCTCGAACGCTTCGTCACCGCCCAGACCGACAGCTTCGACACGGCGCTGGCCGAAATCCGGCACGGCGCCAAGCGCAGCCACTGGATGTGGTTCATCTTCCCGCAGATCGCCGGGCTCGGCACCAGCACGATGGCGCGGACCTACGCCATCCGCTCGCTCGACGAGGCACGCGCCTATCTCGACCACCCGGTCCTGGGCACGCGCCTGCGGCAATGCGTGGCCGCACTCCACGACCTGCCCCCCACCACCGCCGAAACCGTATTCGGCAACATCGACGCCGCCAAGCTCCGCTCGTCGCTCACCCTGTTCATCGAAGCCGGCGCCGACGCACCATTCCAGACAATGCTCGATCGCTGGTTCAAAGGCCACAAGGACGAAGCAACCCTCCGGCTATTGGCGAACCCCGCCTGA
- a CDS encoding amino acid permease, with protein sequence MGLKQRHILFMALGGSVGAGLFLGSGGAIHQAGSSVLVAYVLCGIIVFFIGRAAAELALSDPGGRTLNAFVGRYLGPRMEFLTGWSYWLIWTLVCISEITAAGIFVRYWFPAVPQWSVAAVLGGVLLAVGSRAVATFGEMEFWLAIIKIWAIVALILCGLATIVLHVGLAGPGASFAHIWQAGTMLPHGAAGFAAILPMALFAFGGTEVVALTAAETEDAVRVLPRAVNGIVGRIVVFYVGSLAIIMAIVPWGEADATHSPFVLAFTHMGLPTAAASINAVMALAALSSCNTGLYATSRTLASLAEGGMASARLRDRAANGVPALAFAASFVTVLAGVVLNYFLPDRLFGYAIQGVSFLLIFVWVTIMAAHLAYRRGADGGAGAGAGTRRVAALPWAPASNLVAIAFLLAIGLDIVWVGRLYVPFALDAVWLGGLLLARERLFRVQRP encoded by the coding sequence TTGGGTCTGAAGCAGCGCCATATCCTGTTCATGGCATTGGGCGGGTCGGTCGGGGCGGGGTTGTTCCTGGGTTCGGGCGGGGCGATCCATCAGGCGGGGTCGTCCGTGCTGGTGGCCTATGTGCTGTGCGGCATCATCGTGTTCTTCATCGGGCGGGCGGCGGCGGAACTGGCGCTGAGCGATCCGGGGGGGCGGACGCTGAACGCGTTCGTCGGGCGCTATCTGGGCCCGCGCATGGAATTCCTGACCGGCTGGAGCTACTGGCTGATCTGGACGCTGGTGTGCATTTCGGAAATCACCGCCGCCGGGATCTTCGTGCGCTACTGGTTTCCCGCCGTGCCGCAATGGTCGGTCGCCGCCGTGCTGGGCGGGGTGCTGCTGGCCGTGGGGTCGCGCGCCGTCGCCACGTTCGGCGAGATGGAATTCTGGCTGGCCATCATCAAGATCTGGGCCATCGTGGCGCTGATCCTGTGCGGGCTGGCCACGATCGTCCTGCATGTGGGGCTGGCGGGGCCGGGCGCATCCTTCGCCCATATCTGGCAGGCGGGCACGATGCTGCCGCACGGGGCGGCGGGCTTCGCCGCCATCCTGCCGATGGCGCTGTTCGCCTTCGGCGGCACCGAGGTCGTGGCCCTGACGGCGGCGGAAACCGAGGACGCCGTGCGCGTGCTGCCGCGCGCGGTCAACGGCATCGTGGGGCGCATCGTCGTGTTCTATGTCGGCAGCCTGGCGATCATCATGGCCATCGTGCCGTGGGGCGAGGCCGACGCGACGCACAGCCCGTTCGTGCTGGCGTTCACGCATATGGGCCTGCCGACGGCGGCCGCGTCCATCAACGCGGTCATGGCGCTGGCGGCGCTGTCATCGTGCAATACCGGGCTGTATGCCACCAGCCGGACCCTGGCGTCGCTGGCCGAGGGCGGCATGGCCTCGGCCCGGCTGCGCGACCGGGCCGCGAACGGCGTGCCGGCCCTGGCGTTCGCGGCCTCGTTCGTTACCGTGCTGGCGGGGGTGGTGCTGAACTACTTCCTGCCCGACCGGCTGTTCGGCTACGCGATCCAGGGCGTGTCCTTCCTGCTGATCTTCGTCTGGGTCACGATCATGGCGGCGCACCTGGCCTATCGGCGCGGCGCCGACGGTGGGGCGGGGGCGGGCGCGGGCACGCGCCGGGTGGCGGCGCTGCCGTGGGCGCCGGCCAGCAACCTGGTCGCCATCGCCTTCCTGCTGGCCATCGGGCTGGACATCGTGTGGGTCGGGCGGCTGTACGTGCCCTTCGCGCTGGACGCCGTGTGGCTGGGCGGCCTGCTGCTGGCGCGGGAGCGTCTATTCCGCGTTCAGCGCCCGTGA
- a CDS encoding IS5-like element ISGdi1 family transposase gives MVTWTGIARREHSREGLRYPSDMTDGEWALIMPFVPPAKRGGRPRTTDMREVVNAMLYIASAGCAWRLLPKCFPPVSTVRRYFYAWRGAGVFEVMNTVLVMSLREIEGREASPSAGVIDSQSVKTTESGGLSGYDAGKKVKGRKRHIVTDTAGFLIFLLVHAADIQDRDGAVDVLAAIRRRFPWLRHIFADGGYAGDKLRSALASMGKWTLEIIRRSDTAKGFQILPRRWVVERTFAWLGRCRRLAKDWEQSIASSTAWTLIASIRMLTRRTARHCHG, from the coding sequence ATGGTGACATGGACTGGTATTGCCCGACGTGAACATAGCCGGGAAGGGTTGCGATATCCATCGGATATGACGGACGGGGAGTGGGCTTTGATCATGCCATTTGTACCCCCGGCGAAACGGGGCGGTCGCCCCCGCACTACGGATATGCGCGAGGTGGTCAACGCGATGCTCTACATAGCCTCGGCCGGGTGTGCGTGGCGCCTGCTGCCGAAATGCTTTCCGCCGGTCTCGACCGTCAGGCGCTATTTTTACGCCTGGCGTGGTGCCGGAGTGTTCGAAGTCATGAATACGGTGCTGGTCATGAGCCTGCGCGAGATCGAGGGGCGTGAAGCCTCTCCGAGCGCGGGCGTGATTGACAGCCAGTCGGTGAAAACCACGGAAAGTGGCGGGCTTTCGGGCTATGACGCGGGGAAGAAGGTCAAGGGCCGCAAGCGCCATATTGTGACGGATACTGCGGGCTTCCTGATCTTTCTCCTCGTTCATGCCGCCGACATCCAGGACCGTGATGGGGCTGTTGATGTCCTGGCAGCGATACGCAGGCGCTTTCCCTGGCTGCGCCACATCTTCGCTGATGGCGGCTATGCTGGCGACAAATTGCGATCCGCGCTCGCCTCCATGGGAAAATGGACCCTTGAAATCATCAGGCGGTCCGATACGGCGAAGGGCTTTCAGATCCTGCCGCGCCGCTGGGTGGTTGAACGGACATTCGCATGGCTGGGACGGTGCAGGCGGCTCGCCAAAGACTGGGAACAATCCATTGCTTCCTCAACCGCATGGACATTGATCGCCTCGATCCGAATGCTCACACGACGGACAGCAAGGCATTGTCACGGTTGA
- a CDS encoding SDR family oxidoreductase, with protein MADHGITGKTVLIAGGAKNLGGLIARDLAAQGARAIAIHYNSDATRPEAERTLADIRAAGAQAVAFQADLTQAGANAALFADTIAAIGRPDIAINTVGRVLKKPILETSEAEFDSMVAINTRAAYFFIKEAGLHLNDNGKLVTLVTSLLGAYTPFYSTYAGTKAAVEHFTRAASKEFGARGISVNAVGPGPMDTPFFYGQEAPEAVSYHRQAAALSAFSPTGLTDIADVAPFIRFLVSDGWWITGQTVLINGGYTTR; from the coding sequence ATGGCCGATCACGGTATAACCGGAAAGACGGTGCTGATCGCCGGCGGGGCGAAGAACCTGGGCGGGCTGATCGCGCGCGACCTGGCGGCGCAGGGCGCGCGGGCGATCGCGATCCACTACAACAGCGACGCCACCCGGCCCGAGGCCGAGCGGACGCTGGCCGACATCCGGGCAGCCGGGGCGCAGGCGGTGGCGTTCCAGGCCGACCTGACGCAGGCCGGGGCCAATGCGGCACTGTTCGCGGACACCATCGCCGCGATCGGGCGGCCGGACATCGCGATCAACACCGTCGGCCGGGTGCTGAAGAAGCCGATCCTGGAGACCAGCGAGGCCGAATTCGACAGCATGGTCGCGATCAACACCAGGGCCGCCTATTTCTTCATCAAGGAAGCCGGCCTGCACCTGAACGACAACGGCAAGCTGGTGACGCTGGTGACGTCGCTGCTGGGGGCGTACACCCCGTTCTATTCCACCTATGCCGGCACCAAGGCGGCGGTGGAGCATTTCACGCGCGCGGCGTCGAAGGAATTCGGCGCGCGGGGCATTTCGGTCAACGCGGTGGGGCCGGGCCCGATGGATACGCCGTTCTTCTACGGGCAGGAAGCGCCGGAGGCCGTGTCCTATCACAGGCAGGCGGCGGCGCTGTCGGCCTTCAGCCCCACCGGGCTGACGGATATCGCGGACGTGGCCCCCTTCATCCGCTTCCTGGTGTCCGACGGGTGGTGGATCACCGGCCAGACGGTGCTGATCAACGGCGGCTACACCACCAGGTAA
- a CDS encoding LysR family transcriptional regulator, with translation MDRIDLFRIFARVVETASFTRAADTLGMPRSSVSTAIRDLEARVGTRLLSRTTRIVAPTPDGSAFYEQCVRLIADVEDAENLFRRDAAGPRGVLRADMPGRIGRLIVAPALPDFLARYPAIDVELGVTDRAVNLVEDGIDCALRVGPLHDSALIARRLGTLRLINVASPAYLARHGVPLAPADLPGHCAVRYASPTTGRIEDWEWTEDDTPRTLALPGRVTVNSAEAQIACCLAGLGLIQVPAYDVRPHLDAGTLVEVLPDWRAAPLPMSVLYPHRKHVAHRVRAFIDWLADLLAPHLQA, from the coding sequence TTGGACCGGATCGACCTGTTCCGCATCTTCGCCCGGGTGGTGGAAACCGCCAGCTTCACCCGCGCGGCCGACACGCTGGGCATGCCGCGCTCATCGGTGTCCACTGCGATCCGCGATCTCGAGGCCCGGGTCGGCACGCGCCTGCTGTCCCGCACTACACGCATTGTCGCCCCCACACCGGACGGCTCGGCGTTCTACGAGCAGTGCGTCCGCCTGATCGCGGACGTCGAGGATGCGGAAAACCTCTTCCGCCGCGACGCCGCCGGGCCGCGCGGCGTGCTGCGGGCGGACATGCCCGGGCGCATCGGCCGGCTGATCGTCGCCCCGGCCTTGCCCGACTTCCTGGCACGCTATCCCGCCATCGACGTCGAACTGGGCGTGACCGACCGGGCGGTGAACCTGGTCGAGGACGGGATCGACTGCGCGCTGCGCGTCGGCCCGCTGCATGATTCCGCGCTGATCGCGCGCCGGCTGGGCACCCTGCGGCTGATCAACGTCGCCAGCCCCGCCTACCTGGCGCGGCACGGTGTCCCGCTGGCCCCCGCCGACCTGCCGGGCCATTGCGCCGTGCGCTACGCCTCGCCCACAACCGGCCGCATCGAGGACTGGGAGTGGACCGAGGACGACACGCCCCGCACCCTGGCCCTGCCCGGCCGCGTGACGGTGAACAGCGCCGAGGCCCAGATCGCCTGCTGCCTGGCCGGGCTGGGCCTGATCCAGGTCCCGGCCTACGACGTCCGCCCGCACCTGGACGCGGGCACGCTGGTCGAAGTGCTGCCCGACTGGCGCGCCGCCCCGCTGCCGATGAGCGTGCTGTATCCGCACCGCAAGCACGTCGCACACCGGGTCCGCGCCTTCATCGACTGGCTGGCCGACCTGCTGGCACCGCATCTTCAGGCGTGA